A window of Lepidochelys kempii isolate rLepKem1 chromosome 1, rLepKem1.hap2, whole genome shotgun sequence contains these coding sequences:
- the RB1 gene encoding retinoblastoma-associated protein isoform X6, translating into MDSSLFDLIKQSKEREGQVDQPEPTCTLNLPLQHNHTAADLYLSPVRSPKKKGSTASLNSTPIIDAQPVLAPQIQKPQKSTSLSLFYKKVYRLAYLRLNTLCLRLLFDHPELEHLIWTLFQHTLQNEYELMKDRHLDQIMMCSMYGICKVKNVDLRFKIIVTAYKELTNTNQETFKRVLIREGQYDSIIVFYNLVFMQKLKTNILQYASNRPPTLSPIPHIPRSPYKFSNSPLRVPAGNNIYISPLKSPYKFSEGMLSPTKMTPRSRILVSIGESFGTSEKFQKINQMVGSSDRQLKRSAEVSTAPKPLKRLRFDIEGQDEADGSKHLPGESKFQQKLAEMTSTRTRMQKQKLNDGTDTSATEEK; encoded by the exons gatTCGTCTCTATTTGATCTTATTAAGCAATCGAAGGAACGAGAAGGCCAAGTTGATCAACCTGAGCCCACCTGCACTCTTAACTTGCCTCTCCAGCATAATCACACTGCAGCAGATCT GTATCTTTCTCCTGTGAGATCTCCTAAGAAGAAAGGATCCACAGCGTCTTTAAACTCCACTCCTATTATAGATGCTCAGCCTGTTTTGGCACCCCAAATTCAGAAACCACAGAAATCTACCTCCCTTTCGCTATTTTACAAAAAAG TGTATCGTCTGGCATATCTTCGATTAAATACCCTCTGCTTACGGCTTCTGTTTGACCACCCTGAACTAGAACACTTGATCTGGACCCTTTTTCAGCACACATTGCAGAATGAATATGAACTTATGAAAGACAGGCACTTAGACCAG ATCATGATGTGTTCCATGTATGGCATATGCAAAGTAAAGAATGTAGATCTTAGGTTTAAAATCATTGTTACAGCATACAAGGAGCTCACCAATACAAATCAAGAG ACTTTCAAACGAGTGCTGATCAGGGAAGGACAATATGACTCCATTATAGTCTTCTACAACTTAGTGTTTATGCAGAAACTGAAAACTAACATTTTGCAGTATGCCTCCAATAGG CCTCCcaccttgtcacccattccccaCATTCCTCGAAGTCCTTACAAGTTTTCTAATTCACCCTTACGTGTCCCTGCTGGAAATAACATCTACATCTCACCCTTGAAGAGTCCATACAAATTCTCTGAAGGGATGTTGTCACCCACaaagatgactccaagatccaG AATCCTGGTGTCAATTGGTGAATCATTTGGG ACTTCTGAGAAGTTTCAGAAAATAAACCAAATGGTGGGTAGCAGTGACCGTCAGCTGAAACGTAGTGCTGAAGTAAGCACTGCTCCTAAACCACTGAAGAGACTTCGCTTTGATATAGAAGGACAGGATGAGGCAGATGGAAG CAAACACCTACCTGGAGAGTCCAAATTCCAGCAAAAGCTTGCAGAAATGA